From a single Erpetoichthys calabaricus chromosome 1, fErpCal1.3, whole genome shotgun sequence genomic region:
- the prx gene encoding neuroblast differentiation-associated protein AHNAK isoform X10 has protein sequence MAMPMEITVVQETLKKSELMEVVVETEAEAGARGFSVSGGGAQGIFVKEVLKDSPAAKALSLREGDQLLSARVYFDNVKYEDALKILQCAEPYKVSFLLKRNVPSADISTSSGSASLEVKGPKAKMPKLSVKSIAPLRKKKKKAKAGSRLSAEVTLPASGKFKREASPAKFELSPVDVEFAFPKFPKLKGVSKTTTEGDISLKSPEIQASVARRKKKKIRLPRMRVKDAAAARAVVDVDLKSPEGKVELGTPETKVKTKEKSTKFGISFPKTKKPKVDAGLSCLEASKGISPPGIKLKPPEVEFDFSLPTGKADSKTAKGEVSKEDVKIKTPKVELDFGLPSGKAEAKISHPDINVKDTMKEGIKFKAPKLDLDISLPKGKVEDTIAMPEAEVKSKDGFKFKPPKLDLDLSLPAGSVDSTEGDLDKDGRLRMPQVKIPKIGVSLPSAEFEGDTSKDRYKRDSYGKEDKHKAGLKMPSIDIDAPSLNIEIGLPTSKADSEGDVKFHPSEGSTGAGLKAPDVEIKMPKMTLPKFSGAEGEIKAPKTDVHRGKMEIEGPDFKLKGPKIKMPSFGVTLPTKTRDKSQAEHEHMIHEDGETGKIKLPTVKMPSIDISVPVPDVDLHLPKGKTSGPEAGIDKKIHHSQEELDIKMKMPKISIPKFSMFGKLETPSADVNVSPPKVDVKSPKADLTLRDIEVEGPSAKGANITMPKIDISLPKIKSPDMDLNMPELDIEGPSIKGPKISMPTVDISLPKMKHPEGHLDFEGPSVKGPNISMPTVDISLPKMKHPEGHLDIEGPSVKGPKISMPTVDISVPKMKHPEADLDIEGPFVKGPKISMPKFDISVPKIKHPEVDLNIEGPSVKGPKISMPTVDISVPKIKHPEVDLNIEGPSVKGPKIAMPTVDISLPKIKHPEADLDIEGPSVKGPKIAMPTVDISLPKMKHPEAHLDIEGPSVKGPKIAMPTVDISVPKMKHPEVDLNIEGPSVKGPKISMPKFDISLPKMKHPEADLDIEGPSVKGPKIAMPTVDISLPKMKHPEAGLDIDDLSVKGPKISMPKFDISLPKMKHPETDLDIEGPSVKGPKIAMPTVDISLPKMKHPEADLDIEGPSVKGPKIAMPTVDISLPKMKHPEADLDIEGPSVKGPKIAMPTVDISLPKMKHPEADLNIEGPSLKGPKISMPTVDISLPKMQHPEADLDIKGPSLKGPKISMPTVNISLPKMKHPEVDLDIQDPSLKGPKITMPEVDISLPKMKHPEVDLNAEGPSVKGPKIVMPTVDISLPTIKPSDTELDIEGPSLKGPKIGIPKVDISLPKRKSAEIGVSVPEGDTNLSMPSMKIPTIDINMPKIDLDLSISKTMEGASMELPESTTGRNFEGPDIHLKMPKISLPTFGVKDNAEAECKGDVKLPKAKVDKKASEFEGSKPKLPTIKVPGLDISVPEVPDVDINIKAPKSKSDYTVEGDISGKQHDFNIKGPNVKIEMPKLPKFKKDKSNVEVQPPHVDIESGDAKMKGLKIKMPKFGLSFPKGKLKEGEVDVSGQMKASGKMPEGKIKFPKEKHSMEMPDVNTDTTDGKIKLPSVALPSVDISAPKMDIDFSLPKGKRGDKEQVGLLKGEDERLSSGASFDVPDVSLKIPKFTLPKFAGKVKTDNVELDSKHLKADIQPSPAKVDIEGKFPSVEFDVDGKPKEKDMKIKMPKMKIPTFGITKKDEDVTVITPDVDTKIKKGKVQMKSPTIELEGPEGKVKSPKIKFPKFKISSPKTKLPDAEVKIGTEKGVKEGVQTPDVTIDMPKISMPKFGTKDGKMNVDVSVPEEGKLKMPSLEISLPTVSHKEGEVLLPKAEVDVSEADIKGYEGDLKIPKMPSLDISAPKFELDISLPKVKDDSALDPKLDIKAKKEGDLDGTDWKLKMPQVDLPKFGHKEKNINLELDIPAGKADAKIAKPEISISKASVDVPDFEMQGAEGRIKMPKIKMPKVDISLPKGDGVTESEDKITRPEFEDPAADGKIKLPSFGKLSAPTVKAPELDFELSLRKPKHETEIEGNWKGRKGAETDLGVTSEKSEYYIKMPKMKMPELSISGPQIKGSDLEIDVGLSKLDTGKEKIKGDLPKIQGSPGVTIKAPKIKAPKVDADVKAPEADIEGTSGKFKMKIPKFGLSTTKDEGEVNVDLQQETKFKVPDVGFSVTKDGDHSTNIDLSLPKDSKVKGPKKEGKLEVDLPSVELDIPEGGIKVPKLKIPKIGVMTSKEMLEGEVAFVSDSEEAEEKAKKHHFKFPNVEISSSKPKGYAEVDVKTSGRDMDLEGQTDGLKLKMPKITVPSVGFSDSKDQHYSTELITPDSDADIKIPKIDIKVPKIDINIPKVEIKAPAVNVKAPEEESLEMDEEHKSKVKLPEFGIALPSVTRLETETSDVKLKVKGPQIKVKNAEAISKSPQSDGDAEGPKMPKVKKAVFAFPRFNGADASLSHSQGEVNLGAGETKTRVPKIKMKPTFGKLRSKTKGAEVNGDAEEIDGEEDEKHKTGKMKIPKVTLAVSAKTSDGAGYHVNGQSDPASTNASQQDKSKFGKMKIPKIEFSSPYSKGAVDEGEAEMNMKLVKEEEASMSNGDSKGLKFKSPKITFSGFKKKTGKEEIEKPVSSSARTEMACLESGDKPISQSPKPKVSIGLFSSKSRGEYTVEQRTNGQEAQEESGKHHLEGRGDKSPKFKLPKFSLSPKSKGVLVITPESSPKASQRSSQQKEGEESSSGFKIQMPRVGFKSRQDEHTSEERIIMDDEDESVIIVSKTSKHTITESVTEKSTTI, from the exons GAGATCAGCTGCTTAGTGCCAGGGTGTACTTTGACAATGTCAAATATGAAGATGCCCTGAAGATTCTTCAGTGTGCTGAGCCATACAAAGTATCGTTCCTGCTGAAGCGCAACGTTCCCAGCGCAGACATCAGCACCTCGTCAGGCTCAGCCAGCCTGGAAGTCAAAGGTCCCAAAGCCAAGATGCCAAAACTG AGTGTTAAAAGCATTGCTCctttgagaaagaaaaagaagaaagccaAGGCCGGTTCAAGGTTAAGTGCAGAAGTAACTCTTCCTGCATCAGGCAAATTCAAGAGGGAGGCCTCACCAGCTAAGTTCGAGCTGAGTCCAGTGGATGTGGAATTTGCCTTCCCAAAATTTCCAAAGCTGAAAGGTGTGAGCAAGACAACCACGGAAGGCGATATTAGCCTCAAAAGTCCAGAGATACAAGCTAGCGTTGCAAGacggaagaaaaagaaaatcagattaCCTAGAATGAGAGTAAAagatgcagcagcagcaagagctgtggtggatgtggatctaaaatcACCAGAAGGGAAGGTAGAACTGGGTACCCCAGAAACTAAAgtcaaaactaaagaaaaatccacaaaattTGGAATTTCTTTTCCAAAAACTAAGAAACCAAAAGTTGATGCAGGACTTTCATGCTTAGAGGCAAGCAAAGGGATAAGTCCACCTGGAATCAAATTAAAGCCTCCAGAAGTAGAGTTTGACTTTAGCCTCCCAACTGGAAAAGCAGATTCTAAGACTGCTAAAGGGGAGGTGAGTAAGGAAGATGTCAAAATCAAGACGCCTAAAGTGGAGCTTGATTTTGGTTTGCCCTCAGGCAAAGCTGAAGCCAAAATATCCCACCCAGATATTAATGTTAAGGACACAATGAAAGAAGGCATTAAATTTAAAGCACCAAAACTTGATCTGGATATCAGTTTACCAAAAGGAAAGGTAGAGGATACAATAGCTATGCCAGAGGCTGAGGTGAAAAGTAAAGATGGTTTTAAATTTAAGCCGCCTAAATTGGATCTTGATCTTAGTCTGCCTGCAGGGAGTGTTGACTCAACTGAAGGAGACCTAGATAAGGATGGAAGGCTCAGAATGCCTCAAGTGAAGATTCCAAAAATAGGGGTTTCCTTACCATCTGCTGAATTTGAGGGTGACACTTCCAAAGACAGATACAAAAGAGATTCTTACGGCAAGGAAGACAAGCATAAAGCTGGACTAAAGATGCCGTCTATTGACATTGATGCGCCATCATTAAACATTGAAATTGGCTTGCCAACATCTAAAGCAGACAGTGAAGGAGATGTGAAATTTCATCCATCTGAGGGTAGTACAGGAGCTGGTTTGAAGGCTCCTGATGTTGAAATAAAAATGCCAAAGATGACACTTCCAAAATTTAGTGGAGCTGAGGGAGAAATTAAAGCTCCAAAGACAGACGTGCATCGTGGTAAAATGGAAATAGAAGGTCCAGATTTTAAACTAAAGGGGCCCAAAATAAAGATGCCATCATTTGGTGTTACCTTACCTACAAAGACAAGAGATAAATCTCAGGCAGAACATGAGCACATGATTCATGAAGATGGTGAAACAGGAAAAATTAAGTTACCAACTGTCAAAATGCCTTCCATTGATATCTCGGTGCCAGTTCCAGATGTGGACTTGCATCTTCCTAAAGGAAAGACAAGTGGACCAGAAGCTGGCATAGATAAAAAAATTCATCACAGCCAGGAAGAGTtggatataaaaatgaaaatgccaaAAATATCCATTCCAAAGTTCTCCATGTTTGGCAAGTTAGAAACACCATCAGCTGATGTAAATGTTTCCCCTCCTAAAGTAGATGTTAAATCTCCAAAAGCGGATCTGACTCTCAGAGACATTGAAGTTGAGGGGCCTTCTGCTAAAGGAGCTAATATAACAATGCCAAAAATTGATATTTCTCTACCCAAAATAAAGTCACCGGATATGGATCTGAACATGCCTGAACTAGATATAGAGGGTCCTTCCATAAAGGGGCCTAAGATATCCATGCCAACAGTTGACATTTCTCTTCCCAAAATGAAACATCCAGAAGGACACTTGGATTTTGAAGGTCCTTCGGTAAAGGGGCCTAATATATCAATGCCAACAGTTGACATTTCTCTTCCCAAAATGAAACATCCAGAAGGACACTTGGATATTGAAGGTCCTTCTGTAAAGGGGCCTAAGATATCAATGCCAACAGTTGACATTTCTGTACCAAAAATGAAACACCCAGAGGCAGATCTGGATATTGAAGGTCCTTTTGTTAAGGGTCCTAAGATATCAATGCCAAAATTTGACATTTCTGTACCAAAAATAAAACATCCAGAAGTAGATCTGAATATTGAAGGTCCTTCTGTAAAGGGGCCTAAGATATCAATGCCAACAGTAGACATTTCTGTACCAAAAATAAAACATCCAGAAGTAGATCTGAATATTGAAGGTCCTTCTGTAAAGGGCCCAAAGATAGCGATGCCAACAGTTGACATTTCCTTACCAAAAATTAAACATCCAGAAGCAGATCTGGATATTGAAGGTCCTTCTGTAAAAGGCCCAAAGATAGCCATGCCAACAGTTGACATTTCCTTACCAAAAATGAAACACCCAGAGGCACATCTGGATATTGAAGGTCCTTCTGTAAAGGGCCCTAAGATAGCCATGCCAACAGTTGACATTTCTGTACCAAAAATGAAACATCCAGAAGTAGACCTGAATATTGAAGGTCCTTCTGTTAAGGGTCCTAAGATATCAATGCCAAAATTTGACATTTCCTTACCAAAAATGAAACACCCAGAGGCAGATCTGGATATCGAAGGTCCTTCTGTAAAGGGTCCTAAGATAGCCATGCCAACAGTTGACATTTCCTTACCAAAAATGAAACACCCAGAGGCAGGTCTGGATATTGATGATCTATCTGTAAAAGGCCCTAAAATATCCATGCCAAAATTTGATATTTCCTTACCAAAAATGAAACACCCAGAAACAGATCTGGATATTGAAGGTCCTTCTGTAAAGGGGCCAAAGATAGCCATGCCAACAGTTGACATTTCCTTACCAAAAATGAAACACCCAGAGGCAGATCTGGATATTGAAGGTCCTTCTGTAAAGGGTCCTAAGATAGCCATGCCAACAGTTGACATATCCTTACCAAAAATGAAACACCCAGAGGCAGATCTGGATATTGAAG GTCCTTCTGTAAAGGGCCCTAAGATAGCCATGCCAACAGTTGACATTTCCCTTCCCAAAATGAAACATCCGGAAGCAGATCTGAATATTGAAGGTCCTTCTCTAAAGGGGCCTAAGATATCAATGCCAACAGTTGATATTTCCTTACCAAAGATGCAACATCCAGAGGCAGACCTGGATATCAAAGGTCCTTCACTAAAAGGTCCTAAGATATCAATGCCAACAGTTAATATTTCCCTTCCCAAAATGAAACACCCCGAAGTAGATCTGGATATACAAGATCCTTCACTAAAAGGGCCTAAGATAACCATGCCAGAAGTTGACATTTCCCTACCCAAAATGAAACACCCTGAAGTAGACCTGAATGCTGAGGGTCCTTCTGTAAAGGGGCCTAAGATAGTGATGCCAACAGTTGACATTTCCCTTCCAACAATAAAGCCTTCAGACACAGAACTAGATATTGAGGGACCTTCTTTAAAAGGACCCAAAATAGGCATTCCAAAAGTTGACATCTCCCTTCCAAAACGAAAGTCAGCTGAAATAGGTGTGTCAGTGCCTGAAGGAGACACCAATCTCAGCATGCCATCAATGAAAATTCCAACCATTGACATCAACATGCCTAAAATAGATCTTGATTTAagtatttcaaagaccatggaaGGTGCAAGCATGGAGTTGCCTGAATCTACTACTGGTAGAAACTTCGAAGGACCTGACATCCATCTCAAAATGCCTAAAATTTCTTTGCCAACATTTGGAGTCAAAGATAATGCTGAAGCAGAGTGTAAAGGTGATGTGAAACTCCCAAAAGCAAAAGTTGATAAGAAGGCTTCTGAGTTTGAAGGTAGTAAACCAAAGCTACCTACAATTAAGGTTCCTGGACTTGATATCTCTGTACCAGAAGTGCCTGATGTGGATATCAATATTAAAGCACCAAAGAGTAAGAGTGATTATACTGTTGAAGGAGACATCAGTGGAAAACAACATGATTTCAACATCAAGGGTCCCAATGTTAAGATTGAAATGCCTAAACTTCCAAAATTCAAGAAGGATAAAAGTAATGTGGAAGTTCAACCACCTCATGTTGATATTGAAAGCGGTGATGCCAAAATGAAAGGACTTAAAATTAAGATGCCCAAATTtggcctttcctttcccaagggTAAACTAAAAGAAGGTGAAGTTGACGTTTCAGGACAGATGAAGGCCAGTGGGAAGATGCCAGAAGGGAAGATTAAATTCCCAAAAGAAAAGCATTCAATGGAAATGCCTGATGTGAATACAGATACCACCGATGGAAAGATAAAGCTTCCATCAGTGGCATTGCCGTCTGTTGATATCTCAGCTCCAAAGATGGACATTGACTTCAGCTTACCTAAAGGTAAAAGGGGTGACAAGGAGCAAGTAGGGCTGTTAAAGGGAGAAGATGAGAGACTTTCTTCTGGAGCCAGTTTTGATGTCCCAGATGTATCGCTGAAAATACCCAAGTTTACACTCCCGAAATTTGCgggcaaagtaaaaacagataatgTTGAACTGGACAGCAAGCATCTCAAAGCTGATATACAGCCTAGCCCTGCAAAGGTAGATATAGAAGGCAAATTTCCTTCAGTAGAATTTGATGTTGATGGCAAACCGAAAGAAAAAGATATGAAGATAAAAATGCCTAAAATGAAAATTCCTACTTTTGGTATTACAAAGAAGGATGAGGATGTAACTGTGATCACCCCAGATGTTGATACaaagattaaaaaaggaaaagtgcAAATGAAAAGCCCCACTATTGAACTTGAAGGCCCAGAGGGGAAAGTTAAATCACCAAAAATCAAATTCCCCAAATTTAAAATTTCATCACCAAAGACAAAACTGCCTGATGCCGAGGTTAAGATTGGTACTGAGAAAGGAGTTAAAGAGGGTGTTCAAACTCCAGATGTAACGATTGACATGCCTAAGATTTCAATGCCAAAATTTGGAACCAAAGATGGAAAAATGAATGTTGATGTCAGTGTACCTGAGGAAGGAAAACTTAAAATGCCATCTCTTGAAATTTCCCTCCCTACAGTTTCACATAAAGAGGGTGAGGTGCTGCTGCCAAAGGCAGAGGTTGATGTATCTGAAGCAGACATTAAAGGATATGAAGGTGATCTTAAAATCCCTAAAATGCCAAGTCTTGACATCTCTGCCCCCAAGTTTGAACTTGATATAAGTTTGCCTAAAGTTAAAGATGACTCTGCCTTAGATCCTAAGCTAGATATTAAAGCCAAGAAAGAAGGTGATCTTGATGGAACTGATTGGAAATTAAAAATGCCTCAAGTCGACTTACCTAAATTTGGCCACAAAGAAAAGAATATCAATCTGGAGCTTGACATTCCTGCAGGTAAAGCTGATGCTAAAATTGCTAAGCCTGAAATTTCCATATCAAAAGCAAGCGTAGATGTTCCTGACTTTGAAATGCAAGGCGCGGAAGGCAGGATTAAGATGCCAAAAATTAAAATGCCTAAAGTGGATATTTCTTTGCCCAAGGGGGATGGTGTTACAGAGAGTGAAGATAAGATTACAAGACCTGAGTTTGAAGATCCTGCTGCGGACGGCAAGATAAAGTTGCCTTCATTTGGAAAACTCTCCGCTCCTACGGTAAAAGCACCTGAACTGGACTTTGAACTCAGCTTGAGAAAACCTAAACATGAAACAGAAATAGAAGGTAACTGGAAAGGGAGAAAGGGGGCTGAAACTGACTTGGGTGTTACTTCAGAAAAATCAGAGTATTATATCAAGATGCCCAAAATGAAAATGCCAGAACTATCCATTTCTGGTCCACAGATCAAAGGTAGTGATCTTGAAATTGATGTGGGACTGTCAAAGTTGGACACCGGAAAAGAGAAGATTAAGGGGGACTTACCCAAAATACAAGGAAGTCCAGGTGTCACAATTAAGGCCCCAAAGATCAAAGCCCCAAAAGTAGATGCAGATGTGAAGGCACCAGAGGCTGATATTGAAGGAACAAGtggaaaatttaaaatgaaaattccaAAGTTTGGTTTATCCACAACAAAAGATGAGGGTGAAGTTAATGTAGACTTGCAGCAGGAGACCAAGTTTAAGGTTCCAGATGTGGGATTTAGTGTGACAAAAGATGGAGACCACAGCACCAATATTGACCTTTCCCTTCCTAAGGACAGTAAAGTCAAAGGTCCTAAAAAGGAAGGTAAGCTTGAAGTTGATTTGCCATCTGTCGAACTGGACATCCCAGAAGGTGGTATCAAGGTGCCCAAATTAAAGATTCCTAAAATTGGCGTGATGACATCCAAAGAGATGTTAGAAGGAGAAGTTGCTTTTGTGTCAGActcagaagaagcagaagaaaaagCAAAGAAGCATCATTTCAAATTTCCCAATGTAGAAATTTCAAGCTCTAAACCTAAAGGGTATGCAGAAGTAGATGTCAAAACTTCTGGGAGAGATATGGACCTTGAAGGGCAAACAGATGGACTAAAGTTAAAAATGCCCAAAATCACAGTACCCTCTGTCGGTTTTTCAGATTCAAAAGACCAGCACTATTCAACAGAACTGATCACCCCAGATTCTGATGCAGACATCAAAATTCCAAAAATTGACATTAAGGTTCCAAAAATTGACATTAATATTCCAAAGGTCGAAATTAAAGCCCCGGCCGTCAATGTAAAGGCCCCAGAAGAGGAATCATTGGAGATGGATGAGGAACATAAGTCCAAAGTTAAACTACCAGAGTTTGGAATTGCACTTCCTTCTGTCACACGGTTAGAAACTGAAACATCAGACGTAAAGTTAAAAGTCAAAGGACcacaaatcaaagttaaaaatgcTGAAGCGATTTCCAAATCACCACAGTCTGATGGGGATGCTGAAGGGCCAAAGATGCCAAAAGTaaaaaaagctgtttttgctTTTCCAAGGTTTAATGGGGCAGATGCGTCATTGAGTCATTCTCAAGGAGAAGTGAATCTGGGGGCTGGAGAAACTAAAACCAGAGTtcccaaaatcaaaatgaaacccACCTTTGGAAAGTTGCGTTCCAAAACAAAAGGGGCAGAAGTGAATGGGGATGCAGAAGAAATAGATGGAGAGGAAGACGAAAAacataaaactggaaaaatgaagaTTCCAAAAGTCACACTTGCAGTCTCTGCGAAGACAAGTGATGGGGCGGGATATCATGTGAATGGACAAAGTGACCCTGCTTCAACGAATGCATCTCAGCAAGACAAGAGTAAATTTGGGAAGATGAAGATTCCCAAAATTGAATTTTCCTCACCCTATTCCAAGGGGGCAGTAGATGAAGGGGAGGCTGAAATGAACATGAAGCTGGTCAAGGAAGAGGAAGCATCAATGTCAAATGGAGACAGTAAGGGCTTAAAATTTAAATCtccaaaaatcacattttcaggctttaaaaagaaaactggcAAAGAAGAGATTGAAAAGCCAGTGTCTTCCAGTGCCAGGACTGAAATGGCCTGTCTAGAATCTGGGGATAAACCCATCTCACAGTCTCCCAAGCCCAAAGTTTCCATAGGTTTGTTTTCCAGCAAATCCAGAGGAGAATACACTGTGGAACAAAGAACCAATGGTCAGGAGGCCCAAGAAGAAAGTGGCAAACATCATCTGGAAGGTAGAGGAGACAAGTCCCCCAAGTTTAAGCTCCCGAAATTCTCCCTCAGCCCCAAATCAAAAGGGGTCCTGGTGATAACCCCTGAGAGTTCCCCAAAGGCAAGCCAACGTTCCTCACAACAAAAGGAAGGGGAAGAATCATCTTCTGGTTTTAAAATCCAGATGCCAAGGGTGGGATTTAAGTCCCGTCAAGACGAGCACACATCGGAGGAGCGGATAATCATGGATGATGAGGATGAAAGTGTGATCATCGTGTCTAAGACATCTAAACACACAATAACAGAATCAGTGACTGAAAAATCCACCACCATTTAA